A DNA window from Maribellus comscasis contains the following coding sequences:
- the aroQ gene encoding type II 3-dehydroquinate dehydratase, which yields MKLLIINGPNLNLLGKREKNIYGDKSFDSFFKTLKNNFREVELNYFQSNIEGELIDKIHEFGFNCDGIIINAGAYTHTSVAIRDAIAGVTTPVVEVHISNTLSREDFRHKSIIGPVCKGCIMGFGLDSYTLAIQSYLVNKD from the coding sequence ATGAAATTATTGATAATCAACGGCCCAAATTTAAATCTGTTGGGGAAACGGGAAAAGAATATCTACGGGGACAAAAGCTTTGACAGTTTTTTTAAAACATTAAAGAATAATTTCAGAGAAGTTGAATTAAATTATTTTCAATCAAATATTGAGGGAGAATTAATCGACAAAATTCATGAATTTGGGTTTAACTGCGATGGTATAATTATTAACGCCGGAGCATACACCCACACTTCGGTTGCTATACGCGACGCAATTGCAGGTGTAACAACGCCGGTTGTTGAAGTTCATATATCAAATACTTTGTCGCGTGAAGATTTCCGGCATAAATCTATAATCGGGCCGGTATGTAAAGGATGTATTATGGGTTTTGGACTGGATTCATATACGCTTGCAATTCAAAGTTATTTGGTAAATAAAGATTAA
- the xerD gene encoding site-specific tyrosine recombinase XerD, producing MKWEDSKKGYENYLRLEKSLSQNSIAAYINDINKLVEFLEKNFKKIAPDKVKLSHLKSFVEWLNERGVSPRTQARTISGIKSFYKYLLIEGKINSDPTALLESPKIGRKLPDILTMEEIDSLIEAIDLEKAEGQRNKAMLETLYSCGLRVSELVNLKLTNLFFDQGFVKIEGKADKERLVPVSNRAIEEINKYLKGYRKTLKISKESENVLFLNRRGRKLSRVMIFTIIKNLADKIGLEKKISPHTFRHSFATHLINGGADLRAVQEMLGHESILTTEIYTHLDRDYLRSTIHQFHPRS from the coding sequence ATGAAGTGGGAGGACAGTAAAAAAGGCTACGAGAATTATTTGAGGCTGGAAAAATCGCTGTCGCAAAATTCAATTGCGGCGTATATCAATGATATAAATAAGTTGGTCGAGTTTTTAGAAAAGAACTTTAAAAAAATTGCACCGGATAAAGTTAAACTTTCGCATTTAAAAAGTTTTGTTGAATGGCTGAATGAAAGAGGTGTTAGTCCCAGAACGCAGGCTCGTACAATTTCTGGTATAAAATCATTTTACAAGTATCTTTTAATAGAAGGAAAAATTAACAGCGATCCAACTGCTTTACTTGAGTCTCCCAAAATAGGGAGAAAACTTCCCGATATTTTAACAATGGAAGAAATTGATTCGTTGATTGAAGCAATTGACCTGGAAAAAGCGGAAGGACAGCGTAATAAAGCAATGCTTGAAACACTATATAGTTGTGGGTTAAGAGTTTCAGAACTTGTGAATTTGAAACTTACCAATCTTTTTTTCGACCAGGGTTTTGTAAAAATAGAAGGAAAAGCAGACAAGGAAAGGCTTGTGCCGGTAAGCAACAGAGCAATTGAAGAAATAAATAAATATCTGAAAGGGTATCGCAAAACGTTGAAAATAAGTAAAGAAAGTGAGAATGTATTGTTTCTGAACAGGAGAGGCAGAAAGTTAAGTCGGGTTATGATTTTTACAATTATTAAAAATTTGGCTGATAAAATTGGTTTGGAAAAAAAGATAAGCCCGCATACATTCAGGCATTCATTTGCAACGCATTTAATTAATGGAGGTGCTGATTTGCGCGCTGTTCAGGAAATGTTAGGGCACGAATCGATATTGACAACAGAAATTTACACGCATTTAGACCGCGATTATCTTCGTAGTACCATTCATCAGTTTCATCCAAGGTCTTAA
- the pckA gene encoding phosphoenolpyruvate carboxykinase (ATP) yields the protein MKNLDLSKYGIQDVQEIVYNPSYEQLFEEEMKPELEGFEKGQLTELDAVNVMTGIFTGRSPKDKFIVKDDTTKDTIWWTTPGSPNDNKPTTPEVWAELKANTVKQLSGKRLFVIDTFCGANEDTRLKVRFIMEVAWQAHFVKNMFIRPTEEELEGYGEPDFVVMNGSKTTNEKWEEHGLNSEVYTVFNLTEKMQVIGGSWYGGEMKKGMFAMMNYYLPLRGMASMHCSANVGKDGDVAIFFGLSGTGKTTLSTDPNRQLIGDDEHGWDDEGIFNFEGGCYAKTINLDKEAEPEIYGAIKRDALLENVTVDADGKIDFNDGSVTQNTRVSYPIYHIENIVKPISKAGHAKKVIFLTADAFGVLPPVAKLTPEQTKYHFLSGFTAKLAGTERGVTAPQPTFSACFGAAFLSLHPTKYGEELVKKMEEHGAEAYLVNTGWNGTGKRISIKDTRGIITAILDGSIEVAPTKNLPVFNLEIPTELKGVATEVLDPRDTYANAADWDEKAADLAGRFIKNFEKYTDNEEGKALVAAGPQLD from the coding sequence ATGAAAAACTTGGATTTGTCGAAGTACGGTATACAAGACGTACAGGAAATTGTTTATAACCCATCTTACGAACAACTCTTCGAAGAAGAGATGAAACCTGAATTGGAAGGTTTTGAAAAAGGACAACTTACAGAATTAGACGCTGTAAATGTTATGACCGGAATCTTTACAGGACGTTCACCTAAAGATAAATTCATCGTTAAAGATGATACAACAAAAGATACCATCTGGTGGACAACACCAGGATCGCCTAACGACAACAAACCTACAACTCCCGAAGTTTGGGCTGAGTTAAAAGCAAATACTGTTAAACAGCTTTCAGGGAAAAGACTGTTTGTTATTGACACTTTCTGTGGTGCCAACGAAGACACTCGGTTAAAAGTTCGTTTTATTATGGAAGTAGCATGGCAGGCTCACTTTGTAAAAAACATGTTTATCCGCCCGACAGAAGAAGAATTGGAAGGCTATGGCGAGCCCGATTTTGTTGTAATGAACGGTTCAAAAACAACCAACGAAAAATGGGAAGAACATGGTTTGAACTCTGAAGTTTATACCGTTTTCAATCTTACTGAAAAAATGCAGGTTATTGGCGGTAGCTGGTACGGTGGTGAAATGAAAAAAGGTATGTTCGCTATGATGAACTACTACTTGCCACTTCGTGGAATGGCTTCTATGCACTGTTCAGCAAACGTAGGTAAAGACGGTGATGTTGCTATTTTCTTTGGTCTTTCAGGAACCGGTAAAACAACTTTATCTACTGACCCAAACCGCCAGTTGATTGGTGATGATGAGCACGGTTGGGATGATGAAGGTATCTTCAACTTTGAAGGTGGATGTTATGCAAAAACCATCAACCTGGATAAAGAAGCTGAACCGGAAATTTACGGTGCAATCAAACGTGATGCTTTGTTGGAAAACGTTACTGTTGATGCTGACGGTAAAATCGATTTTAACGACGGTTCTGTAACTCAGAACACACGTGTTTCTTACCCGATTTACCACATTGAAAATATTGTTAAACCGATTTCAAAAGCAGGTCACGCTAAAAAAGTTATTTTCCTGACTGCTGATGCATTTGGAGTACTTCCTCCGGTTGCTAAATTAACTCCGGAACAAACTAAATATCACTTCTTATCAGGATTTACTGCAAAATTAGCAGGTACTGAGCGTGGGGTTACTGCTCCACAACCTACTTTCTCTGCTTGTTTTGGTGCTGCTTTCCTTTCTTTACACCCAACAAAATACGGTGAAGAATTAGTGAAAAAAATGGAAGAGCACGGAGCTGAGGCTTACCTTGTAAACACCGGATGGAATGGAACCGGAAAACGTATCTCGATTAAAGATACCCGTGGTATTATTACTGCAATTCTTGATGGTTCTATTGAAGTGGCTCCAACTAAAAACCTGCCGGTTTTTAACCTTGAAATCCCTACTGAATTAAAAGGTGTTGCTACTGAAGTTCTTGACCCGCGTGATACGTATGCAAATGCTGCTGACTGGGACGAAAAAGCTGCTGACCTGGCCGGACGTTTCATCAAAAACTTCGAAAAATATACGGACAACGAAGAAGGAAAAGCATTGGTTGCTGCTGGACCACAACTTGACTAA
- a CDS encoding TlpA family protein disulfide reductase, with amino-acid sequence MKTKYPIVVALIFIVFLVMNNKITEWKTFRFYNQLVNIDDPIRKELERDEFLSDEAGAQTLVLNLWATWCGPCQKEIPLLNKLVDKYENENTLFLSITDETEKDVEKWVELQKNEPRYFPLYENKRLMNYLFQLNPKPGIKKGRYPELLPTNIIIHNGKLLLFEQGFSEETIIKMDSILMSIH; translated from the coding sequence ATGAAAACCAAATATCCAATTGTTGTTGCCCTCATTTTCATTGTTTTTCTTGTTATGAACAACAAAATAACCGAATGGAAAACCTTCCGATTTTATAATCAGTTGGTAAATATTGACGACCCCATTCGCAAAGAATTGGAACGCGATGAGTTTTTAAGCGACGAAGCGGGTGCGCAAACCTTGGTTCTTAATTTATGGGCAACCTGGTGCGGTCCGTGCCAAAAAGAAATTCCGCTGTTAAATAAACTGGTAGATAAATACGAAAACGAAAATACGCTTTTCCTTTCCATTACCGACGAGACAGAAAAAGATGTGGAAAAATGGGTGGAACTTCAAAAAAACGAGCCGCGTTATTTTCCGCTATACGAGAACAAACGATTGATGAATTATTTGTTTCAACTTAATCCGAAACCTGGAATAAAAAAAGGCCGCTACCCGGAATTACTTCCCACAAATATTATCATCCATAACGGCAAATTACTGCTTTTTGAACAAGGCTTTTCAGAGGAAACCATCATAAAAATGGACTCAATCCTTATGTCAATACACTAA
- a CDS encoding ATP-binding cassette domain-containing protein, translating to MTKKFGSYTAVKDFSLEISEPGLYLFVGDNGSGKTTLFNIICGLIAQNKGYIELNNFKDADLRRKQMGISTEPFITEPSLSVLEIAEIARKIKQTSFEEIKKLLLLWEIWPAQEKAFKALSTGMKKRLSLALSMLGNPNYLLWDEPFNGLDPLGIKLLNQVIQELIEKRKTIFLSTHLLNEINFQATACFIMKEGILTSTVLRNSTDNFNETIINILKNE from the coding sequence TTGACAAAAAAGTTTGGAAGTTACACAGCTGTAAAAGACTTTAGTTTAGAAATTTCAGAACCGGGGCTCTACCTTTTTGTTGGCGACAACGGCTCTGGCAAAACAACGCTTTTTAATATCATTTGCGGATTAATTGCACAAAACAAAGGATATATAGAATTAAACAATTTTAAAGATGCCGATTTGCGCCGAAAACAGATGGGAATTTCCACAGAGCCATTTATTACAGAACCTTCGCTGAGTGTTCTTGAAATTGCAGAAATTGCCAGAAAAATAAAACAAACCTCTTTTGAAGAAATAAAAAAGTTACTCCTACTTTGGGAAATTTGGCCGGCACAAGAAAAAGCGTTCAAAGCCCTTTCAACAGGAATGAAAAAACGATTAAGCCTCGCGCTTTCGATGCTTGGAAATCCGAATTACTTATTGTGGGACGAACCTTTTAACGGCCTCGATCCGCTGGGAATAAAACTACTAAACCAGGTTATTCAGGAATTGATTGAAAAAAGAAAAACTATTTTTCTTTCAACGCATTTACTAAACGAAATTAATTTCCAGGCAACAGCCTGTTTTATTATGAAAGAAGGAATTTTAACAAGCACTGTTCTGCGCAACTCAACGGACAATTTCAACGAAACAATTATCAATATCCTAAAGAATGAATAA
- a CDS encoding carboxypeptidase-like regulatory domain-containing protein has product MKIIFLLFIIIPIVTITGNAQTGSKTTYLNVLEEIAVKEHLELSYSPDLVSLSDSTDFSFSANIDSCLAQLQNLLNSKITQTNTHLIITSKIPAFIHLQGKVVDAETGEFLPYANILIEKAGTGTITNTNGEFDFKIQGRFAGSLALFSFLGYEHNKINITNSDDESLVIKMQPRPYTLSDIYVLPSGTEAVDIVKRAVKNIKRNYAHTTSQMEAFYRNTNYRDTVASQLIEAALLIEDKGINKPTETTRIQIQEIRRSTNYLVPRSKKEEGFITAMDKYFGHRNMIYKSYSNAVRSYRSDWWYSPLTDYENFLYEFAGFEWLDSIKVYKIKFIYNVLWPDGTRASESKNSESAGYIYINSKDWAILKIESWLKFFGEHSKKFSGKEESILSKSETTYQKINGKYFLKYKRGTTSPNGKFMIYKNPEALENEKIVKERQLAGYVLLISKVVTNKKEMDKIRYREKLDREENSYKTVYPYHPEFWKDFNILKENPLEEKFIQEMEWEKSLDIQFEENSSNHAEN; this is encoded by the coding sequence ATGAAAATAATTTTCTTGTTATTCATTATAATTCCCATTGTTACAATTACCGGAAACGCACAAACCGGTTCAAAAACTACCTATCTGAATGTATTGGAAGAAATTGCGGTAAAAGAACATCTGGAACTCAGTTATAGCCCGGATTTAGTTTCGCTTTCAGATAGTACCGACTTTTCATTCAGTGCAAATATTGATTCGTGTTTAGCGCAGTTGCAGAATTTACTGAATTCAAAAATAACTCAAACAAATACGCATTTAATTATTACATCAAAAATACCGGCATTTATTCATTTACAAGGAAAAGTTGTGGATGCAGAAACCGGAGAGTTTCTTCCGTATGCAAATATTTTAATTGAAAAAGCCGGAACCGGAACGATTACCAACACCAACGGAGAATTCGATTTCAAAATACAGGGCCGTTTTGCAGGAAGTCTGGCATTGTTTTCATTTCTGGGTTACGAACATAACAAAATAAACATCACAAATTCTGATGATGAAAGTCTTGTGATAAAAATGCAGCCAAGACCTTACACGTTAAGCGACATTTACGTACTTCCTTCGGGCACAGAAGCTGTAGATATTGTAAAGCGGGCGGTGAAAAATATTAAAAGAAATTATGCCCACACAACTTCGCAAATGGAAGCTTTTTACCGCAATACAAATTATCGCGACACGGTGGCTTCTCAACTCATTGAAGCTGCCCTTTTAATTGAAGACAAAGGAATTAACAAGCCAACTGAAACTACCCGTATTCAAATTCAGGAAATTAGAAGGAGCACAAACTACCTTGTTCCAAGAAGCAAAAAAGAGGAAGGGTTTATAACTGCAATGGATAAATATTTTGGACACCGAAATATGATCTATAAAAGTTATAGTAATGCCGTAAGAAGTTATCGCTCTGACTGGTGGTATTCTCCACTTACCGATTATGAAAATTTCCTATATGAATTCGCCGGTTTTGAATGGTTGGATTCCATTAAAGTGTATAAAATAAAATTCATATATAATGTCTTATGGCCAGATGGAACAAGAGCCTCTGAAAGTAAAAATTCAGAAAGTGCCGGATATATTTATATAAATTCAAAAGACTGGGCAATTCTAAAAATTGAGAGTTGGTTGAAATTCTTTGGAGAACATTCAAAAAAATTTAGTGGCAAAGAAGAATCAATTCTCAGCAAGTCTGAAACGACTTACCAAAAAATAAATGGCAAATATTTTTTGAAATATAAACGTGGTACAACTTCTCCAAATGGAAAATTTATGATTTATAAAAATCCGGAAGCTCTCGAAAATGAGAAAATTGTAAAAGAAAGACAACTAGCCGGATATGTACTTCTGATCTCCAAGGTTGTCACCAACAAAAAAGAAATGGATAAAATAAGGTACCGCGAGAAACTGGACAGAGAAGAAAACTCCTACAAAACCGTTTATCCTTATCATCCCGAATTTTGGAAAGACTTTAACATTTTGAAAGAAAATCCGCTAGAGGAGAAATTTATACAAGAAATGGAATGGGAAAAGTCACTGGATATTCAATTTGAAGAAAACTCATCGAACCACGCTGAAAATTAA
- a CDS encoding FecR family protein, whose protein sequence is MEQIPIHRIIQSFENKLSEKEKEELDAWLSSSKENRQQFEELRKTYTATGKLKIDFNPDAKEGLEKVNKRIQSGKTKHIVWRAAAALLLLALATQLVLQIQEPNNRTEIVAQQRQIVFLPDSSKVILAKNACLSYPKTFKKNERDVKLNGTAYFEITKKPGKPFQIKTQHTKVEVLGTKFLVEADNPSTEKVTVDEGKVAFNSGSLFSGKKLILTKNEIGTWNAKTKKLSEEINQQQNSNSWLSGRFNFSNMPLSEVLKTLEQHFNKKIELNDKNAGALKYSGQFNSNYSLENIIKTICLTLDFSYEKNENTYVIKKP, encoded by the coding sequence ATGGAGCAGATTCCAATACATCGAATCATTCAGTCTTTTGAAAACAAACTTTCGGAAAAAGAAAAAGAAGAGCTTGACGCATGGCTTTCGTCATCAAAAGAAAACCGGCAACAGTTTGAAGAACTCAGAAAAACATACACGGCGACAGGCAAATTAAAAATTGATTTTAATCCCGACGCGAAAGAAGGACTGGAAAAAGTGAATAAGCGTATTCAATCCGGAAAAACAAAACATATTGTTTGGAGGGCTGCAGCTGCACTATTGCTATTGGCTCTGGCAACTCAATTGGTTTTACAAATTCAGGAGCCAAATAACCGGACAGAAATTGTTGCTCAACAACGCCAGATTGTTTTTTTACCCGACAGTTCAAAAGTAATCTTAGCTAAAAATGCGTGTCTTAGCTATCCAAAAACTTTCAAAAAAAATGAACGTGATGTAAAACTAAATGGAACCGCATATTTTGAAATTACCAAAAAACCGGGAAAACCATTTCAAATAAAAACTCAACATACAAAAGTTGAAGTTCTGGGAACAAAATTTTTAGTTGAAGCAGATAATCCCAGCACAGAAAAAGTGACGGTTGACGAAGGAAAAGTTGCGTTTAATTCCGGAAGCTTATTTTCCGGTAAAAAATTAATTCTTACAAAAAACGAAATCGGAACATGGAACGCAAAAACGAAAAAGCTGAGCGAAGAAATAAATCAGCAACAAAACAGCAATTCGTGGCTTTCGGGAAGATTCAATTTTTCGAACATGCCCTTATCTGAAGTTTTAAAAACACTCGAACAACACTTCAATAAAAAAATAGAATTAAACGATAAAAACGCCGGGGCACTCAAATATTCAGGACAGTTCAATAGCAATTACAGTCTTGAAAATATTATAAAAACGATATGTCTTACACTCGATTTTTCATATGAAAAAAATGAAAATACTTATGTAATAAAAAAGCCATGA
- a CDS encoding RNA polymerase sigma factor → MTDTELFKKLTSGNKKAFDQLFLRYYKNMCRFSLTFVHDTNDSEEVVQKFFVRLWENRKKLEDPEDIKAFLFKSVYYESMKLIRQKNTRKKYLSEYLANFKLTQEEPEDYSTITPYLNKAIQKLPERCRQIFILNKLEGLTQKEIAEYLGISIKTVENQVAIAISKLREEVKPFLHLIPATLLFIIL, encoded by the coding sequence GTGACCGACACCGAACTTTTCAAAAAATTAACTTCAGGCAACAAAAAAGCGTTTGACCAGTTGTTTTTGCGTTACTACAAAAACATGTGCCGTTTTTCACTGACTTTTGTACATGATACCAACGACTCGGAAGAGGTTGTTCAAAAGTTCTTTGTCAGGCTTTGGGAAAACCGAAAAAAACTGGAAGACCCTGAGGACATTAAAGCTTTTCTTTTTAAATCGGTTTATTATGAATCGATGAAATTAATTCGACAAAAAAACACGCGTAAAAAATACTTATCAGAGTACCTCGCAAATTTCAAATTAACTCAGGAAGAGCCGGAAGATTATTCCACGATTACACCCTACCTGAACAAGGCTATCCAAAAGCTTCCTGAAAGGTGCAGACAGATTTTCATCCTCAACAAACTAGAAGGTTTAACTCAAAAAGAAATTGCGGAATATTTGGGCATATCAATCAAAACGGTTGAGAATCAAGTCGCCATCGCCATTTCAAAATTAAGGGAAGAAGTAAAACCATTCTTACATTTAATCCCTGCAACTTTACTTTTTATCATTCTTTAG
- a CDS encoding sulfatase family protein — MIIKNLLWSLTIISMTACVTPTPSTTENSKPNIVFILADDLGYGDVSSFNENSKIQTPNIDQLAQQGVRFTDAHTSSAVCTPTRYGILTGRYNWRSTLKKGVLNGYSEALIPRERETVASFLQKNGYQTGCIGKWHLGWTWNSIEKGNNSVDFSKKITGGPTTLGFDYFYGFCGSLDMPPYVWVENDAPTMVPTKTTVREKGQDFWREGLTSDDFDHELVLNNIADKAKTFIHTRANKEKPFFLYLPLSAPHTPILPTPGFQGKSGLENPYADFVLMVDHIVGEISQQLEEEQITNNTILFFTSDNGCSPMANFEQLATKGHNPSYVFRGTKADIFEGGHRVPYIVQFPNKIKPAISNQMVCTTDLFATVADLLGIAYGDNVAEDSFSLLPALKIESGKPVREAIVHHSINGMFAIRKGEWKLALCPGSGGWSYPRPGKDDEVLKQLPQVQLYNLKNDIEEQSNLQAEHPEIVKEYRDLLSDYIEKGRSTAGSPQTNDGPGKWPQLNWLDE, encoded by the coding sequence ATGATAATCAAAAATCTATTGTGGTCGTTGACAATAATTTCGATGACTGCCTGCGTTACACCAACCCCATCAACCACAGAAAACAGTAAGCCCAACATTGTTTTTATTCTTGCTGACGATTTGGGCTACGGTGATGTTTCAAGCTTTAATGAAAATTCAAAAATCCAGACTCCTAATATCGATCAACTTGCACAACAGGGAGTTAGATTTACTGATGCACACACAAGTTCGGCCGTATGCACGCCAACCCGTTATGGCATTCTGACCGGCCGTTACAACTGGCGTTCAACTCTGAAAAAAGGTGTACTAAATGGATACAGCGAGGCGTTGATTCCCCGTGAACGCGAGACCGTCGCCTCCTTTCTGCAAAAAAACGGATATCAAACCGGATGTATCGGAAAATGGCATTTGGGCTGGACATGGAACTCTATAGAAAAAGGGAATAACAGTGTCGATTTCTCGAAAAAAATAACCGGAGGACCAACGACGTTAGGTTTCGACTATTTTTATGGCTTTTGTGGTTCGCTTGATATGCCTCCCTATGTGTGGGTTGAAAACGACGCACCGACCATGGTTCCTACAAAAACAACAGTCAGGGAAAAAGGACAGGATTTTTGGAGAGAGGGGCTTACTTCTGACGATTTTGACCACGAGCTGGTTTTGAATAATATTGCAGATAAGGCAAAGACCTTTATTCATACCCGTGCAAATAAAGAAAAGCCGTTTTTCCTTTATTTACCTTTATCTGCCCCGCACACTCCTATTTTGCCAACTCCCGGTTTTCAAGGAAAAAGCGGATTGGAAAATCCTTATGCGGATTTTGTTTTGATGGTCGACCACATAGTAGGTGAGATCAGCCAGCAACTTGAAGAAGAACAAATTACAAACAATACAATTCTCTTCTTCACCAGTGATAACGGATGTTCTCCGATGGCCAATTTCGAACAACTAGCTACTAAAGGCCATAATCCCAGCTATGTGTTCAGAGGTACCAAAGCCGATATTTTTGAAGGAGGGCACAGGGTGCCTTATATTGTTCAGTTTCCCAACAAAATAAAACCTGCTATAAGCAACCAGATGGTTTGTACAACCGACCTGTTTGCCACTGTTGCTGATTTGCTGGGAATCGCATACGGCGACAATGTAGCGGAAGACAGTTTCAGCTTGTTGCCAGCATTGAAAATAGAGTCGGGCAAACCGGTTCGTGAAGCAATCGTCCATCATTCCATCAACGGCATGTTTGCCATCCGAAAAGGAGAATGGAAACTGGCGCTCTGTCCCGGATCCGGAGGGTGGAGCTATCCGCGTCCCGGAAAAGACGATGAAGTCTTAAAACAACTCCCACAGGTTCAGTTATATAACCTAAAAAATGATATTGAAGAACAAAGCAACCTTCAGGCAGAACATCCTGAAATTGTAAAAGAATACAGAGACCTTCTGTCAGACTATATTGAAAAAGGGCGGAGCACAGCAGGCAGCCCACAAACCAACGACGGCCCCGGAAAATGGCCTCAACTGAACTGGCTGGACGAATAA
- a CDS encoding sulfatase-like hydrolase/transferase — MKKYFLIKLLIFSSFLNGFARWNSPALPHQNTQKKPNFIIILADDLGYGDIGCYGNKRILTPTLDQMAKEGIRFTDFHSNGAVCSPTRAALMTGKYQQRTGINGVITAKGHRDSGLALNENTIAEVLREAGYSTGIFGKWHLGYPEKFNPVHQGFDEFSGYISGNIDYHSHVDQEGYADWWKAGTLTPEEGYSTDLITQNANNFISRHQSEPFFLYIAHEAPHYPYQDRNSRADRSPGGKNGIDFRPHGSEKNPSAIYKTMIEIMDEDIGSVLNTLKNYGLYENTVVIFFSDNGAPQIGNNGKLRGFKGSVWEGGHRVPAIIQWPGHIPEGVLSNETVLSMDLFPTILKLAGINYSKAIDGVSIDAHLVHDEPLHSRMVFWQHAQEYAVRDGIWKLVIPGKEKKPELYNLELDIEEKNNIAGNYPEIVKKLSLKLEQWIIEVNKDVKKIS; from the coding sequence ATGAAAAAGTATTTTTTGATAAAACTACTCATTTTCTCTTCTTTCCTAAATGGATTTGCCCGGTGGAATAGCCCCGCTCTTCCACATCAAAATACTCAAAAAAAGCCCAATTTTATTATTATTTTAGCTGATGACCTCGGATATGGGGACATTGGTTGCTACGGGAACAAACGTATTCTGACACCAACTCTTGACCAGATGGCAAAAGAAGGGATACGCTTCACTGACTTTCATTCAAACGGAGCAGTTTGCAGCCCCACCCGTGCAGCGCTAATGACAGGTAAATACCAGCAACGCACAGGCATTAACGGAGTTATTACCGCCAAAGGACACCGCGATTCGGGCTTGGCTTTAAACGAAAATACAATTGCAGAAGTACTAAGAGAAGCTGGCTATTCAACAGGCATCTTCGGGAAATGGCACTTAGGTTATCCCGAAAAATTTAATCCGGTACACCAGGGCTTTGATGAATTTTCAGGTTATATCAGCGGAAATATTGATTATCATTCGCATGTCGATCAGGAAGGATACGCCGATTGGTGGAAAGCAGGTACATTGACCCCCGAAGAAGGGTATTCGACCGACCTTATAACCCAAAACGCCAATAACTTTATTTCAAGGCACCAGTCTGAACCTTTTTTCCTGTACATTGCCCATGAGGCACCTCACTATCCATACCAGGACAGAAACTCCAGGGCAGATCGATCTCCGGGCGGAAAGAATGGAATAGATTTTCGACCTCATGGGTCAGAAAAAAATCCATCAGCCATATATAAAACAATGATCGAAATCATGGACGAAGATATTGGCAGTGTTTTAAATACATTAAAAAATTATGGGTTATATGAAAATACAGTAGTTATTTTTTTCTCAGATAACGGAGCTCCTCAAATTGGGAACAACGGTAAATTAAGGGGTTTCAAAGGTTCGGTGTGGGAAGGTGGTCATCGCGTACCGGCTATAATACAATGGCCCGGACATATACCTGAAGGAGTTTTAAGCAATGAAACAGTTCTGTCAATGGATCTTTTTCCCACAATCTTAAAACTGGCGGGGATCAATTATTCAAAAGCAATTGATGGAGTCAGCATCGATGCTCATCTCGTACACGATGAACCACTTCATTCCCGGATGGTATTCTGGCAACATGCACAAGAGTATGCCGTGAGAGATGGAATATGGAAACTTGTCATTCCCGGGAAAGAGAAAAAACCTGAGCTATATAATCTGGAACTTGATATAGAAGAAAAAAACAATATAGCAGGGAATTATCCTGAAATTGTAAAAAAATTATCCCTGAAACTTGAACAATGGATAATTGAAGTCAATAAGGACGTAAAAAAAATTTCATAA